A single region of the Vibrio chagasii genome encodes:
- a CDS encoding helix-turn-helix transcriptional regulator yields MFKKQQNLCKSVIDNMKPKLTWQDDVFLAEQCKERFLTVEDIPEMRSCGVYMGGMAKLHDAYWVERESVNVHTLIFTQEGGGILTTATSVQAITPYTLVVLPAETPFRFELDPQYNYWKMAWMLTPDTPQWQHIASLGQSIVPFGECEQIWSLMNLVHFEIGGRASYRKLLMSEIIRTLTGFEPKSTGTTARVQALYNEIESSLHLSWTVAGMAERVFISEEQLNRVTKSLFNVSPRSKLIQLRMDKATSLLKQQDWSVSMIANRLGYKDPYNFSHRFKKHFGLSPSQYRKNYRLTS; encoded by the coding sequence ATGTTTAAAAAACAACAAAACCTGTGCAAATCCGTCATTGATAATATGAAGCCAAAATTAACGTGGCAAGATGACGTGTTTCTTGCAGAACAATGTAAAGAACGTTTTTTGACCGTTGAAGATATCCCAGAGATGAGAAGCTGCGGTGTTTACATGGGGGGAATGGCAAAGCTGCATGACGCGTATTGGGTGGAACGCGAATCGGTGAATGTTCATACGTTGATTTTTACTCAAGAAGGGGGAGGAATATTAACAACGGCGACATCAGTACAAGCAATTACGCCTTATACACTTGTGGTTCTTCCTGCTGAAACGCCATTTCGATTTGAACTCGATCCTCAATACAACTATTGGAAAATGGCGTGGATGCTGACGCCTGATACGCCACAGTGGCAGCATATCGCGAGTTTAGGGCAGAGTATTGTCCCTTTCGGAGAGTGTGAGCAAATCTGGTCACTGATGAATTTGGTTCACTTTGAAATTGGCGGCAGAGCGAGTTATCGAAAACTACTGATGAGTGAAATCATTCGCACGTTAACAGGGTTTGAACCTAAATCGACCGGTACGACGGCGCGTGTTCAGGCTCTATACAATGAAATCGAAAGTAGTCTGCATCTATCTTGGACGGTTGCAGGGATGGCAGAGCGAGTGTTTATTAGTGAAGAGCAATTAAACCGAGTGACGAAGTCGCTATTCAATGTGTCTCCGCGAAGCAAATTGATCCAGTTGAGAATGGATAAAGCAACCAGTTTGCTAAAGCAACAAGATTGGTCAGTATCTATGATTGCTAATCGTCTCGGTTATAAAGACCCTTATAATTTTTCTCACCGTTTTAAGAAACATTTTGGCTTATCACCTAGTCAATATCGTAAGAATTATCGGCTCACAAGCTAA
- a CDS encoding winged helix-turn-helix domain-containing protein, which produces MPDFTTEQKIVVNSREVNTKTKLVRKEDNGSIVGTLSEPHRKVLFYLYQNKGVVVSKNILKRVGWPGKSVTSASVLVAIYEIRRMIDCKCLYTILNEGYLLEPRPCC; this is translated from the coding sequence ATGCCGGATTTCACTACTGAACAAAAAATCGTTGTGAACAGTAGGGAAGTGAATACTAAAACCAAACTGGTTAGAAAGGAAGACAATGGTTCAATTGTAGGCACCTTGTCTGAGCCACACCGTAAGGTACTTTTTTATCTTTATCAGAACAAAGGCGTAGTTGTTAGCAAGAATATTCTTAAGCGTGTTGGGTGGCCTGGGAAATCGGTAACATCCGCGTCAGTTCTGGTTGCAATCTATGAAATCCGCCGAATGATAGACTGTAAATGTCTATACACTATACTAAATGAAGGCTATTTGTTAGAGCCGAGACCTTGTTGTTGA
- a CDS encoding winged helix-turn-helix domain-containing protein, whose product MNTDSSPVIEGKCEEHNEVLEVNGKVIELNTKLIRNIENGYIVGTMPLAYRKMILFMNRHRGQLFSVPQLKNIGWEGETVTNSSVIVAISEIRSILGDGLILTITGEGYVFQP is encoded by the coding sequence ATGAATACGGACTCTTCCCCTGTAATTGAAGGTAAATGTGAAGAACATAATGAAGTTTTGGAAGTAAACGGTAAGGTTATTGAGCTGAACACAAAACTCATACGCAATATTGAGAATGGTTATATCGTTGGAACGATGCCATTAGCTTACAGAAAAATGATTCTTTTTATGAATCGTCATCGTGGACAACTATTCAGTGTCCCCCAGCTAAAAAATATCGGTTGGGAAGGTGAGACTGTCACTAACTCTTCGGTGATTGTCGCTATCTCAGAGATACGCTCTATTCTTGGTGACGGACTGATCCTAACGATCACCGGCGAAGGTTATGTTTTCCAACCTTAG
- a CDS encoding MFS transporter has product MDNIQPTTRITVPVIALSFYAIASGYLMSSLPLMLSEYGLDSNLSSWLASAFYAGLLAGTLLIERAIARIGHKDAFVVALSVFIATILVLPLIPHQAVWLLARFVAGVAVAGIFVIVESWLMSGDESQRAKRLAIYMCSLYGGSAVGQLGIGYLGITGGVPFIAMFTLLFGAIIVLMYGQATPPQIHDAQSLSLKQVSKLSHSALIGCIVSGLTLGAIYGLMPVELAQRNIAHEDIGGLMALVIMGGMAVQPMVTWLSHHVGQVLLMALFCLLGVASIGVLTINHDFYVLGMSLFVLGMATFALYPIAINLGCRNLDPSYLVSVTQIMLLCYSIGSVAGPIVADSFMDSQAGLFTYLFASLLATTIYMLIASLKRSHLQIAGE; this is encoded by the coding sequence TTGGACAACATCCAACCAACAACTCGCATAACCGTTCCAGTTATTGCACTGTCTTTCTACGCGATCGCTTCAGGCTACTTAATGAGCTCTTTGCCATTAATGCTGTCTGAATATGGCCTAGACAGTAATCTATCGAGTTGGTTGGCGAGTGCCTTTTATGCAGGTCTTCTAGCGGGTACGTTATTGATTGAGCGTGCGATTGCTCGTATTGGCCATAAAGACGCATTTGTAGTGGCACTGAGTGTCTTCATCGCAACGATCCTTGTGTTGCCATTGATTCCACATCAAGCGGTATGGCTATTGGCTCGTTTTGTGGCTGGTGTTGCGGTAGCGGGCATTTTCGTAATCGTTGAATCATGGCTTATGAGCGGTGACGAATCACAACGAGCTAAACGCCTAGCGATTTACATGTGTTCTTTGTACGGCGGTTCTGCAGTTGGTCAGCTAGGCATTGGTTACCTAGGTATTACTGGCGGCGTACCTTTTATCGCGATGTTCACTCTACTATTTGGTGCGATCATTGTGCTGATGTACGGACAAGCGACACCACCACAGATTCATGATGCTCAATCTTTGTCTCTAAAACAGGTCAGCAAGTTAAGCCACAGCGCTTTAATTGGCTGCATCGTTTCAGGACTTACACTGGGTGCAATTTACGGTTTGATGCCAGTAGAGCTTGCTCAGCGTAACATTGCGCACGAAGACATTGGTGGTTTGATGGCTCTAGTGATTATGGGTGGCATGGCTGTGCAGCCGATGGTGACTTGGTTATCTCACCATGTAGGTCAAGTGTTGTTAATGGCTTTGTTCTGCCTACTCGGTGTGGCAAGCATTGGCGTACTAACGATCAATCATGACTTCTACGTACTAGGCATGAGCCTGTTCGTGCTAGGCATGGCGACGTTTGCGCTTTACCCAATCGCGATCAACTTGGGCTGCCGTAACTTAGATCCAAGCTACTTGGTGTCAGTGACTCAAATCATGCTGCTTTGCTACAGCATCGGTTCAGTTGCGGGTCCAATCGTGGCAGACAGCTTCATGGATTCACAAGCAGGCTTATTCACTTACCTGTTTGCGTCTCTATTAGCGACAACGATCTACATGTTGATTGCTAGCCTAAAGCGCTCTCACCTACAGATTGCAGGCGAGTAA
- a CDS encoding AraC family transcriptional regulator, whose translation MEYTAVYEPDMQAFGILDLQLLHRYMSPALSIEALLEGSNIDDLQLNTPDTHITLAQKLAVFSNALANTDEGGLGLRVGQQARFSDFGVLGYAVFSSETLLDALLIGFKYLQLAGPVLRKTMSVEDNVGYFRAEQLIDLDSVLPFCCEYWFAAIQSLCEEVLQQPFPSQVIRFPYPKPEYGDLYTEVFRCPVEFNSDRLEWQFDATSLYSPLPTANTITLQMCLKSCDDMLAKVSASTSLKEKVSQMLLESPGSYPSIESISSELGMSSRTLRRHLKAADTSYQKILDHVRFHLSRHYLSSTKMSIEEISERVGFSESANFRHAFRKWSGTSPRQYRKDALLS comes from the coding sequence ATGGAATACACCGCAGTCTACGAACCCGATATGCAAGCATTCGGTATTCTTGACCTTCAACTACTACATCGTTACATGTCACCGGCTCTCAGTATCGAAGCGTTGTTGGAAGGCAGTAATATTGATGATCTTCAGCTCAATACGCCAGATACTCACATTACTTTGGCGCAAAAGTTGGCGGTGTTCAGTAACGCATTAGCGAATACGGATGAAGGCGGATTAGGTTTACGGGTTGGTCAGCAGGCCCGATTTAGCGACTTTGGAGTGTTGGGCTATGCGGTGTTCAGTAGCGAAACGCTATTAGATGCTTTGCTGATCGGATTTAAATATTTGCAACTTGCCGGCCCCGTGCTGAGAAAGACCATGTCTGTAGAGGATAACGTTGGGTACTTTCGCGCAGAACAACTGATTGACTTAGACTCTGTGCTGCCATTTTGTTGCGAGTATTGGTTTGCGGCGATCCAAAGCCTGTGTGAAGAAGTGCTGCAACAGCCCTTTCCATCACAAGTGATCCGCTTCCCTTATCCCAAGCCAGAGTACGGTGACCTTTATACCGAGGTTTTCCGTTGCCCTGTTGAATTTAATAGTGACCGCCTTGAATGGCAATTTGATGCGACCAGCTTGTACTCTCCTCTGCCCACAGCTAATACCATCACATTACAAATGTGTCTCAAGTCGTGTGATGACATGTTGGCAAAAGTAAGCGCCTCCACCAGCCTAAAAGAGAAAGTCTCTCAAATGCTGCTTGAGAGTCCAGGAAGTTACCCATCGATAGAATCTATCTCTTCAGAACTGGGGATGTCTTCCCGCACACTGCGTCGCCATCTTAAAGCGGCCGATACGAGTTACCAGAAGATTCTCGATCACGTTCGTTTCCATCTTTCGAGACACTATCTTTCGTCGACAAAAATGAGCATTGAAGAGATTTCTGAGCGTGTTGGTTTTTCCGAGAGCGCCAACTTCCGTCACGCATTTCGTAAATGGAGTGGAACCTCACCACGTCAATACCGAAAAGACGCGCTCTTATCGTAA